From Jaculus jaculus isolate mJacJac1 chromosome 19, mJacJac1.mat.Y.cur, whole genome shotgun sequence, a single genomic window includes:
- the Ccn1 gene encoding CCN family member 1, with protein sequence MSSSTARAIAVAVTLLHLTRLALSTCPASCHCPLEAPKCAPGVGLVRDGCGCCKVCAKQLNEDCSKSQPCDHTKGLECNFGASSTALKGICRAQSEGRPCEYNSRIYQNGESFQPNCKHQCTCIDGAVGCLPLCPQELSLPNLGCPSPRLVKVTGQCCEEWVCDEDSVKDSMDLDDQDDLLGKGLGFDASEVELTRNNELIAVGKGGSLKRLPVFGMEPRILYNPLHGQKCIVQTTSWSQCSKTCGTGISTRVTNDNPECRLVKETRICEVRPCGQPGFSSLKKGKKCSKTKKSPEPVRFTYAGCSSVKKYRPKYCGSCVDGRCCTPQQTRTVKMRFRCEDGETFSKNVMMIQSCKCTYNCPHASEASFPFYRLFNDIHKFRD encoded by the exons ATGAGCTCCAGCACCGCCAGGGCCATCGCCGTGGCCGTCACCCTTCTCCACTTGACCAGGCTG GCGCTCTCCACCTGCCCGGCGTCCTGCCACTGCCCTCTGGAGGCGCCCAAGTGCGCCCCGGGAGTCGGCTTGGTCCGAGACGGCTGCGGCTGCTGTAAGGTCTGCGCCAAGCAGCTCAACGAAGATTGCAGCAAGTCGCAGCCTTGCGACCACACCAAGGGTTTGGAATGCAATTTCGGCGCCAGCTCCACCGCTCTGAAGGGGATCTGCAGAG CTCAGTCTGAGGGCAGACCCTGTGAATATAACTCCAGAATCTACCAGAACGGAGAGAGCTTCCAGCCCAACTGTAAGCATCAGTGCACTTGCATCGACGGGGCCGTGGGCTGCCTTCCTCTGTGCCCCCAAGAACTGTCTCTCCCCAACCTGGGCTGTCCCAGCCCCCGGCTGGTGAAAGTCACTGGACAGTGCTGTGAGGAATGGGTCTGTGACGAGGACAGTGTCAAGGACTCCATGGACTTGGACGACCAGGACGACCTCCTTGGCAAAGGCCTGGGATTCGATGCTTCGGAGGTGGAGTTGACGAGAAACAACGAACTAATTGCAGTTGGAAAAGGCGGCTCTCTGAAGCGGCTCCCTG tCTTTGGCATGGAACCTCGAATTCTTTACAACCCTCTGCATGGCCAGAAATGTATCGTTCAAACAACTTCATGGTCCCAGTGCTCCAAGACCTGCGGAACTGGTATCTCCACACGCGTTACTAATGACAACCCCGAATGCCGCCTGGTGAAAGAAACCCGGATTTGTGAAGTGAGGCCTTGTGGACAGCCAGGGTTCAGCAGCCTCAAA AAGGGCAAGAAATGCAGCAAGACCAAGAAGTCCCCTGAGCCAGTCAGGTTCACGTACGCCGGATGCTCAAGTGTGAAGAAATACCGACCCAAGTACTGCGGCTCCTGCGTGGATGGCCGCTGCTGCACCCCCCAGCAGACCAGGACAGTGAAGATGAGGTTCCGCTGTGAAGACGGGGAAACATTCTCCAAGAACGTCATGATGATCCAGTCCTGCAAATGCACTTACAACTGCCCACACGCCAGTGAGGCCTCCTTCCCCTTCTACCGGCTGTTCAACGACATTCACAAGTTCAGAGACTAA